GGCGCGCGTCGGCCAGGAGGGCGTCGATGGTGGTGCTCACTGTCCCGGTCCTTTCTTGGTCTTGCTGGGCGTGGCGGGCAGGCGCAGTTGGACGCGCAGGCGTTCCTTGCCCTTGCGGCCGTGGTAGTCGACGGTGCGGGTGTCCAGGCCCATGTACCGGGCGATCCGCTTGGTGGGGTAGCCGAGCAGGTGACGCAGGACGATCACGGTGAACTGCCGGGTCGGCAGGTCCAGGATCGCCTCGTACACGCGGTTGGCGTTGCTGCTGAGCTCCATCTGGCTGCGGACCGCTTCCAGGTTCTTCGCTATGGGGCCGTTGATGAGGAACGCCGGCGGACGTCCGTCTGCTTCGAGGCGGCGGGTGACGCCCCGGTGGAGCACGGCCAGGGTCTGCTGTTCGAGGTCGCCCTGCTGCAGAAGATCGTCCCAGCCGCCCAGGATGGTCAGGAAGACGTGGTGGACCACCCGTTCGGCGACCCGGCGGCTGCCCAGGTGGATCTCCGCGAAGTCGTGGAAGAACTCCTGATGGCCCAGGTAGAAGGCCTCGAAGTCGAGGGGCAGGTCGGGAGGGGCCAGGACGGGCTGGCCGTGGCCGCCGTCCTGGGGCGATACGTCAGTGGTGACGT
The DNA window shown above is from Streptomyces sp. NBC_01451 and carries:
- a CDS encoding sigma-70 family RNA polymerase sigma factor translates to MGNGDVTTDVSPQDGGHGQPVLAPPDLPLDFEAFYLGHQEFFHDFAEIHLGSRRVAERVVHHVFLTILGGWDDLLQQGDLEQQTLAVLHRGVTRRLEADGRPPAFLINGPIAKNLEAVRSQMELSSNANRVYEAILDLPTRQFTVIVLRHLLGYPTKRIARYMGLDTRTVDYHGRKGKERLRVQLRLPATPSKTKKGPGQ